In Chelmon rostratus isolate fCheRos1 chromosome 4, fCheRos1.pri, whole genome shotgun sequence, a genomic segment contains:
- the crb1 gene encoding LOW QUALITY PROTEIN: protein crumbs homolog 1 (The sequence of the model RefSeq protein was modified relative to this genomic sequence to represent the inferred CDS: substituted 1 base at 1 genomic stop codon): MLHKRRSEHQVDLELTAGESQRADAEADGSARDKTSKHRSGXFPVPIMDLIRCHNFGLLACIILISSLAVVDGASSDRAPSAVDQCSPNPCQNRAICRLRGDGYSCFCVPGFQGAHCQIDVNECVSQPCRNGATCVDRVGRFSCLCAPGFSGATCEVQIDECQSQPCLNDGSCHDYAGGFTCTCLSGFQGQRCEIDSDECQEHPCQNGALCIDGVNDYSCDCSHTTFTGRHCETPLPPCHSEPCFNSAICEDNQGNYSCGCWPGFDGRQCEIDINECGSSPCMHGGRCIERSWQALYGSEPLLPERYDHQHAAGYICGCPRGTTGSLCQEVINQCESSPCQNGGRCESRVGGYICHCLKQSHDGLLYGGVNCDERLVGCEGHECQNHGSCSPFLLDGTHVYTCSCPPGYTGPLCKTPTTFSFQRRGYLLLQSPLVDAEVSCNITLSFKTVLPRAVLFQRNSRGLLLSLELDEGQLRLTLSKEASAGAEAERPSQVLELPHSVTDGEWHSVEAVLGNWVLSLKLLDDTGSCGSRSCHKAAPVQSTLAGLASPPQNTFIGGVLQDSNVPSGDSPVPAFIGCMRDVFVDWQLIVPEEWLSDSAVNVSPGCSHRDRCLDVPCQNRGQCVNLWQSYQCRCPRPYEGPDCEEEHVTARFGDEDSQSYAAFTVTDDLGHDLSVSLFLRTRRHNGLLLALANSSSQYLHMWLEDGKVTVQLNDFESLKAESAIHDGEVHFVSVEMVNDRMELYIGAQKQADVKVRTFSVQAGDTVYVGGLLGRRTTSVFGGYFKGCIQDLRINDRRLQFFGLDSSVRSFPLDLMENVTAGCSGDNACSRNPCLNGGMCYSMWDDFTCTCPPMTAGRRCEEVRWCELSPCPTDSECRMLNQGYECYSNATFLNDSSVLSYRGNGNISRNLTNLSLNLRTRKRHAALLHAERGSAFVTLSVQDGFLFMELQSTSEEDREEEEEGVSTVSLSSRRSVSDGEWHSIHLFMVAPWAQTSQWTLVLDEEIEEASTSRSQGGNLDFLRQGVDIFLGGLAPDAGWALAGCLGTVELGGIALPYLSSSVVNLPRLQEEQFVQTSLHPPLLGCSGGPVCEPNPCQNGGKCQDFFNTYNCSCAEGWAGRRCDFFTDTCASRPCVHGNCSVTGLTYECTCEFGYAGVDCDEEVDMCDNHLCAHGGTCLHGPDRYACLCPENYTGPLCNERIEEIPWYIVVRNVRPKLPVSVCGDDTRNYTCFNGGNCTDRELSCDCPPGFIGHRCEQEVDECKSNPCLNGGYCRNLINKFVCVCDMSFAGDVCQTDLTSEGLTSDLLLSVSLASVVLLLVLIVASVGLVVALNRRATHGTYSPSRQEKEGSRVEMWSITQPPPMERLI, translated from the exons ATGTTACA CAAGAGGAGAAGTGAGCATCAAGTGGATCTGGAGTTGACAGCGGGTGAGTCGCAGCGGGCAGACGCAGAGGCAGACGGATCCGCGCGTGACAAGACTTCGAAGCATCGATCAGGATGATTTCCTGTCCCGATTATGGATTTAATTCGTTGTCATAATTTTGGATTACTTGCGTGTATAATTCTCATCTCATCACTGGCGGTGGTAGATG GTGCATCCTCTGACAGGGCGCCTTCAGCGGTGGACCAGTGCTCTCCAAACCCGTGCCAGAACCGGGCAATATGCAGACTCCGCGGGGACGGCTACTCGTGCTTCTGTGTGCCGGGCTTCCAGGGTGCTCACTGTCAGATTGATGTGAATGAGTGCGTCTCACAGCCCTGCAGGAACGGAGCCACCTGTGTGGACAGAGTGGGCAGgttctcctgtctgtgtgctcCTGGGTTCTCTG GGGCCACTTGTGAGGTCCAGATTGATGAGTGTCAATCACAGCCATGTCTCAATGACGGCAGTTGCCATGACTACGCCGGCGGCTTCACTTGCACCTGCCTGTCCGGTTTCCAAGGACAACGGTGTGAAATCGACAGTGACGAGTGCCAAGAGCACCCATGCCAAAACGGGGCTCTGTGTATAGATGGGGTGAATGA CTACAGCTGTGATTGCTCTCACACAACCTTCACTGGCAGACACTGTGAGACACCACTACCACCATGCCACTCTGAACCCTGCTTCAACAGCGCCATCTGTGAGGACAACCAGGGTAACTACAGCTGTGGATGCTGGCCAG GGTTTGATGGACGTCAGTGTGAGATTGACATTAATGAGTGTGGCAGCAGCCCCTGCATGCATGGAGGCCGCTGCATTGAGAGGTCGTGGCAGGCCCTGTACGGCAGCGAGCCCCTGCTGCCCGAACGCTACGACCACCAGCATGCTGCAGGCTACATCTGCGGCTGTCCTCGAGGAACAACAG GTTCCCTCTGCCAGGAGGTGATAAACCAGTGTGAGTCCAGTCCGTGCCAGAATGGGGGCAGGTGTGAGAGCCGTGTTGGAGGCTACATTTGCCACTGCCTCAAACAGAGTCATGATGGCCTCCTCTATGGAGGTGTAAACTGTGATGAGAGGCTAGTGGGCTGCGAGGGACATGAATGCCAGAACCACGgctcctgctctcctttccTGTTGGATGGGACTCACGTTTACACCTGCTCCTGCCCGCCTGGGTACACTGGACCCCTCTGTAAGACCCCCACCACTTTCTCCTTCCAACGCAGAGgctacctgctgctgcagagtcccCTGGTGGATGCCGAGGTGTCCTGCAACATCACCCTCAGCTTCAAGACTGTTCTGCCCAGGGCGGTGTTGTTCCAGCGGAACAGCCGGGGGCTGCTGCTGAGCCTGGAGCTGGACGAAGGGCAGCTTCGTCTCACGCTGAGCAAGGAGGCCTCTGCTGGGGCTGAAGCAGAAAGACCCAGCCAGGTCTTGGAGCTTCCACACAGTGTCACAGATGGAGAGTGGCATTCTGTAGAGGCCGTGCTTGGAAACTGGGTGCTCAGTCTGAAACTCTTGGATGACACTGGGAGCTGTGGGAGCCGGTCGTGCCACAAGGCGGCCCCAGTCCAAAGCACCCTAGCCGGGCTGGCTTCACCTCCTCAGAACACTTTCATTGGAGGAGTGCTTCAGGACTCAAATGTCCCCAGCGGGGACTCTCCAGTTCCAGCATTCATTGGCTGCATGCGAGATGTGTTTGTGGACTGGCAGCTCATTGTCCCAGAGGAATGGCTGAGCGACTCTGCTGTTAATGTGTCCCCGGGCTGCAGCCACAGGGACCGCTGCCTGGACGTGCCTTGCCAAAACAGAGGACAGTGTGTCAACCTGTGGCAGAGCTACCAGTGCCGATGTCCAAGGCCTTACGAGGGGCCGGACTGTGAGGAGG AACATGTGACCGCACGCTTCGGGGACGAGGACTCTCAGAGTTATGCAGCCTTCACCGTCACCGACGATCTGGGTCACGacctctccgtctccctcttcCTGCGTACACGGAGGCACAATGGACTCTTACTGGCGCTcgccaacagcagcagccagtacTTACACATGTGGCTGGAGGACGGCAAGGTCACCGTTCAGCTCAACGACTTTGAGAGCCTGAAGGCGGAGAGCGCGATCCACGACGGGGAAGTCCACTTTGTGAGTGTCGAGATGGTGAATGATCGTATGGAACTGTATATAGGAGCTCAGAAACAGGCTGATGTGAAGGTCAGGACATTCAGCGTCCAAGCAGGAGACACTGTGTATGTGGGAGGTCTGTTGGGTAGGAGGACCACTTCAGTGTTTGGTGGATATTTTAAAGGCTGTATCCAGGACCTGAGGATCAACGACAGGAGGCTGCAGTTCTTTGGGTTGGACTCCTCAGTGAGATCTTTCCCTCTGGACCTGATGGAAAATGTGACTGCAGGATGCTCTGGAGACAACGCCTGCAGT AGGAACCCTTGTCTAAACGGTGGGATGTGCTACTCCATGTGGGACGACTTCACCTGCACCTGCCCTCCCATGACAGCAGGGCGGCGCTGTGAAGAGGTCAGGTGGTGCGAGCTGTCACCGTGCCCCACAGACTCAGAGTGCAGGATGCTGAACCAGGGGTATGAAT GCTACTCCAATGCAACTTTCCTGAATGACAGCTCTGTGTTGTCCTACCGGGGGAACGGCAACATATCCCGCAATCTAACCAACCTGTCCCTAAACCTGCGCACGCGAAAGCGTCACGCAGCTCTCCTCCACGCAGAGAGGGGCTCGGCATTCGTCACGCTCTCCGTCCAGGATGGCTTCCTCTTCATGGAGCTTCAGAGCACCTCcgaagaggacagagaggaggaggaggagggtgtgtcTACCgtcagcctcagcagcaggaggagtgTCAGTGATGGGGAGTGGCACAGCATCCACCTGTTCATGGTAGCACCATGGGCACAAACCTCCCAGTGGACTCTGGTGCTGGATGAAGAAATAGAGGAAGCCAGCACTTCCAGGAGCCAGGGAGGCAACCTGGACTTCCTCAGGCAGGGGGTGGACATCTTCTTAGGGGGCCTGGCCCCTGATGCCGGGTGGGCCCTGGCTGGGTGCCTGGGCACAGTAGAGCTGGGTGGCATCGCCTTGCCTTACCTCAGCTCCTCTGTTGTGAACCTACCAcgcctgcaggaggagcagttCGTGCAGACGTCCCTGCATCCTCCCCTCCTCGGCTGCAGCGGGGGCCCCGTGTGCGAGCCCAACCCCTGCCAGAACGGGGGGAAGTGCCAGGACTTCTTCAACACCTACAACTGCAGCTGCGCCGAGGGCTGGGCCGGGAGACGCTGCGACTTCTTCACTGACACCTGCGCCTCCCGCCCCTGTGTTCACGGCAACTGCAGCGTGACCGGGCTGACCTACGAGTGCACCTGTGAGTTCGGCTACGCGGGCGTGGACTGTGATGAGGAGGTGGATATGTGTGACAACCACCTGTGTGCCCACGGAGGCACCTGTCTGCACGGGCCAGACAGGTACGCCTGCCTCTGCCCTGAGAACTACACCGGACCCCTCTGCAA TGAGCGCATTGAAGAAATTCCGTGGTACATTgttgtcagaaatgt ACGGCCCAAGCTGCCCGTTTCCGTGTGCGGCGATGACACCAGAAACTACACCTGCTTCAACGGAGGCAACTGCACCGACCGAGAGCTGTCCTGTGACTGCCCTCCAGGCTTCATTGGACACCG GTGTGAGCAGGAGGTGGACGAGTGCAAGTCCAACCCCTGTCTGAATGGAGGCTACTGCCGCAACCTCATCAACAAGTTCGTCTGCGTGTGCGACATGAGCTTCGCCGGAGACGTGTGCCAGACGGAC